GGATTATCCCAATCAAACCCCTAAATCCCCACATCCCAAAACACCGTTTGGTTCTATTGTACTTGACATGTTTCATCCCCATATTTCCCCACAAATCCCCCAACTCTAGTGCATTTTTCTCAATACCCAATACACTACCCCTACACAGTGGATTGGGGATAAATGGGGATTTGAAATGCACACCCCTGAATGCACACCCCTGTGGGGATTATCCCCACCAATCCCCTCAAAAACCCTAGTACCAAACAAGGCCTAACTCTAATTAATCTGGAGGATCGGGTTTTGAAATGTAGCATCCACAGCTCTCGCCAAATGAAAGCTGTCGTATGCACATCTTTGGGTTGTGTTAGTGCACTTTGCAACTATTCAATTTTCCTACCATGCACACCCCTGAatagcatgtattacagtttcGTCACTAAAACCAGAAAACAAACAAAAAGTTGCACAGGATTACATGAAATGAACAGATCTCAAGATGTCGAAGTCGGTTTGAACAACGACGAAGCAAATCACCGGACATGCATTCTTGACCATGTCCTGCTAAATGTTCACAAAGACAGGAAGCAAACAATTATCCAACAAGCGGTAAACATGCATATAAACTGTCCAAGTTAAACAAGGAGAAAATGTATCTGGTGTTTACCTCAACAAGTCGTGCATACAAATGCACATAAAAATGGGGTCAGTCTcagtcatcatcctcatcttcttgGTTGTGCGAGTGGTTTATTTTTTGAGCACGATACATGTCAGCAACCTGGGAATTTGAATACAAATCCACATGAAGACTctaaacaacatacatatcattaaGAAAAAAGCAACAGAAAACTTACTTGCTCAGCTGTGGTTGCATGTTCTGGGTTTTTATCATCACGCACCCGCAACAAACGAGGAAATCTTAGAGAGATGCCCTGATTCAATTCAAACTTTAGTCTAGCCATACTCTGCATATTTTAGAAATGGGGGAATGAGGAGATCAAATAACATTACCGACCTTATTTGGATCAACTATCCCATTAGCAGCGCGATGAACTGGACTTATGCTCAAATCAGCAGCTTTGACCTCCCACACCTGATGACCGGTGAAAAATGATTAGTTTGCAAACACCAGCAAGTCTGAAATTAAAATCATCATAACCCCCTTAAGCTATCAAGTGTATATATAGCCAACAATTTTCAGAGTCAACACCAAATGCAGATAAAATGCAGGTAGATGCTAATTTTCACCTTAAACGCGCTGTTTTCATTGCTATACATGAACTGACACAGCAAGAAAATTGATCCCGTGACTTCAAAATAAATGGGCGGCGAGATATAGCAGGAATAAGTTCTTTCCTTATTAATTACTCGAAAactccatcgcaaaaaaaaaatTACTCGAAAACTAACCAGCACATGGCCTTAGGAACATAGACAAATATGTTCACTCTGAAGTTGCTAGATTATTAATGATAATGGGTTAATTATCACTCTTTCATTACAAATCAAAAATAGTAGAACAAGCTAAGATCAATCAAATAAAGACTAGCAATGACAAATGACAAAAGTGAAAAAAAATATAACGAACTAAtagtaactactccctctgtaaagaaatataagagtgtttagatcagtaaagtagtgatctaaacgctcttatatttcagtTTCAATGTGCATATCACCTCTGACGGCTCAAACCACACATCTGGGTCAGTCGTGTCAGCGAACCTATAATATGCCTGCAAAAAATAAAGCATTACTATATACCATAACAACAGGACAGGATATTAATAAAAGAACCATTATGCGACAAGCTGGTCAATTAATGTATCACCTTTGGGTTCTTTATTACTTTACTTCGAAGGCTCGTAGAACGCTCTTCAAGTTGTTGCTCAGAAAATCCAGTACCTACAATTATATAAATATGAATATAAAGAATTGATTCACCATTCAAGTAATTTAGGGTTACAAAAAATACCTATATTGCAGATTGTTTGGTATTCTTCATTATGCTCATCATAGCATGCCAAGAGGAACGATCCATATACACCTTATTAAGAAAAAAGGCAAAAGATGATCAGATAAATGCAAACAGAactataataatcaatttattttaATCTTCAGTATGCATGTTTAATTACCTGTTCGTTTTCCTCTTCCATGAAAAGCAGCAATTGGCACTAAGTCTAAAGAATCTCCAACACTGGCCAAAAGAGCAATACACCATTGGTAGAACAAAATGTTAGTATTTATTTTACTGACATCAAATAAGTCTCTGCTGTAAAAACTTGTTGACAACCCAAAACTCATAGTAAGGTGTCATGTCACAGCATAAATGATGAGACAATAACATGAGGGATAAATATGCCATCTATATCCTGTGCTCCATAACTATTGTCTAGATTTCCATGTTGTGCAGGCAAAAATGAGGAGTGAAATCAGGATGGCATGAAATATGCTAACCTGTCCATGTAATCTTTCTTCAATTTCAACCAATTGTTTGACCGCTTCGCTGGCTCATATGTAGCATCCGTATCCAATGTCTTGATAATCAACCCTTCACAACTTCAAAATCACTTAAATCTTAGTGCCAGAAAAAAAAATGGCAAAAGAAAACGGTGGtggttagcattaataataaaccctTCACAACACAGTTCCATGTAAACTCCCCTCACCCATTTTTCCTTTACTGGAGTCCTGATatatattccctccgttcctaaatatatgtctttctaGGGATTTcagtatggactacatatggatgtatatagacatagtttagagtgtggattcactcattttgctccgtatgtagtccatattggaatatctagaaagacttatatttaggaactgagTGATAGATGCTACAGTTAACACTTGCTTATTTGGCCACTTATTTTCACAGATATGTATATATCCAAGGTGGCTAAGATTTTGTAGGATGTACTCTCACAGCAATCAAATAGATCTAACAATGGGAGGCCAACGTGAAGTGAAGCAAACAATAGAATGCGTTATAAGTACTAATTTTTATGGAAAACTCGACTGTTATTTGCTTTGTATAAAGTGAACAAGGAAACACAGCTCATCGGTAGCAGACATATAAGCTGGCTAATTGTAAAGTGAAAGCTCTACAAAATCCAATTACCTGGAGTTGACAGATAAGTCAAGAAATTTTTGTATCTCCTCGAGGTCATTTGATGTAATTGCAGTTGCCAGTTGAAAAACACCTGGCACTTCCTCGAAAGAGTTGTAAAGATGCTGCCAAGTATTCAAAGCCAATAAATAACTACATCTTTCGAGAGTCAAGACAGCCAAATGAATTAGTCTTTTTTTAGGGTGCAACCACATCACTTTCTTGTTTATCAATAATCAGATTGTACACTTACCAGTTTCTGTGGATATACATGTACGACACACATGATTAGGGAATTAATGGCGAGCTTAAAATGGCTCAAGTAAAACACTACGACTAACAAATATGGTGTAACAAAAGAAATCTGCAATCACAACTTTCTGAGGACATACCTACAGAATAGGATAGATAACCCAACTAGACAGCAGAATGAAATTATATATTATTAGGAGTCTACATGACTTGTACAATACCTCTCGGCGAACTTTAAGTTGTTCCTGGAGAAGAGGTTTCCCATTGATGTAAAGAATATCAAAGCCAAAAGTACAGACTGATACTTTGATGTCATTTATAGTAACACCCTTGCGGGCCCTTGTGCTGAGTATCTGGAAGTAAGTAGAAAGATATCAGCATCCTTACAACTAGCAGTGACAGGTACATGAAAACTAGGAAAAATTAAGGTAAGTATGATAACCAGAGGCATTAGTTCATCTACTACATACAACAGTTTTCATTGTACATCAGCTATAGGTTATAAACTCAGTTATAAGTATGGTGGTCAATGGAAGTGAGCTTACTCATCTTAATAGAGAAAAAATACAAACCTGAAAGGGTAAAATTCTCTTCTTTTCGCGGTCATAAGCAACAATTTCGCAATCTAAGACAAATGACTTAACTGTAGGCTTTCGGATTCTGCATTGAGATAAGTAAAAATTGTTAATTCTCAGAATTAGTAGTGCAACAGGAAATGTGCAATGGACATGCAGATTAGCTATGAGTTTGTAAACAGATCTAGCTTATCAAGGCTAGCACATATAGGCATGGAGCTTCAATAAATTGGTAGGTGAAATGAAAAGGTAAGTATACCTAGAAATTGCATCAACAACATCAGGGTACTTCCCGGTATTCCTTTCAGCGTTCCGACTATAAATTTCTACTGTTCCATCCTCCATGCAATGAATCTTGCAAATTATAGTGTTATTTGAGATTAGCATGGGCAAAATATAAAATAGCTAATACCCATGAGGCTTGCTTGTACCTGGGCCCGTTCACCATCATACTTGTACTCACAAGTGTACTCACGACCTTGAAACTTGTCAATAATCTCTGAGACAGATTTCGTTGCTTTTGCCAACATAGGACCAACAGGGACGCCTATGGAGAAATTGCATGTTTCTGGAAGTTTCCAAACTCCAGCATCAAGAAGAGTCGGGACAATTTTATCATAGATTGGAAGAACTGAATATGCTTCTTTAATTATTTTTGCAGCCTACACAGAAGAGAGGGTATAGAAATATTAGAATGATCATACCAGTCAGTATCCATGCACAGATTTCAGGCAATATGAGAAAGAAAACTGAAAACATGAGAACATGTTGCACATGCACACAACACAATGCTACGATCAATACTACAAACTACAAAAACAGCGACTAAAGATATATAATTATTATATGTTCCAATTTCACAATAGTTCAACAAGATTAAGTAGTGATTAGAGGAGCCACTACAGAAGGATTATGGGTGTGTTTGTTTGAGCACAAGTTCACGCCACCAAAAACTTGGCTAGTGAATCTTTTGGTCAAGGTTTTGCCACCCCATGTTTTGGCCATGTTGGCAAGACAAACAGAGTGGGCAAAGAGGCATGACCAATTAATTGATAACATTGTCACAACCAAACATACTccttccgttcacaaatataagatgttccaacTTTTTCCTGaattggatgtatatagacacatccGCAAAAAAGGATGTATATAGGATGTATATAAGATGTTCCaacttgttcactcatttcagtctgtatgtagtccatattgaaatatccaaatcatcttatatttgtgaaaggAGGGAGTACCGTACAAGCCTCAATGGCTTCAGGTGACAGAAATGATTTTTTTATAAATCCTTACCATTACCAAGGTAGCAAGATATTCTGAGAGAAAGAACAGGGATACAAAAAAGGAATTCAGCATGTTGCCAAAAAGTCATAGAAACAGCAGGATACAAGCCTTGAGGGGTAGACTAAATTAGTAAAAGCTGCAACAGCATGTGGACAATAAGAGTTCAACACCTATCTGCACAAATATAAAATTAATGTAAAATTGTAAATAAAAGAAATAAGtgcatcaacctcttcgaaaggtgaTTGGACTTTTTTTGGCGGGGACCCTTTTTCAGAATATACAGCAGCTTGCCCAAGAGCCATTTGGACAGTTTTCTCTGCCAACCCAATACGCATCTTCGACTGCAACAAGTGCCAGTTCAGGGGTTTCTTGCAAAGAACATATGAATACTTAAGTGCAGTTAACTAAACATTGCAATATTTACCTGAAGAAGTCGTATAATGTATTGAGGTTCACAGTCTGTTGCAGCGACAAGAAGTCCTTTGATATGACTTCTTTTCTTATCTTGACTGTCTTTGCCAGATTCCTGAAAACATCATGATTGCTAAGTGATTTCTGAAGTGACACTGCATTCTGCAACCAGCTAATCATCTCTCCAATATAACCGATTACTAAACAGAGTGGATTTATTTCCAATAATTAAGCATTTCAAAATCAACccaatagaaaagaaaaaaacatttCATTTTGAGAATATCAAGCCACAGTAAGGGTTAAAATGACACTTTATAGCTTGAGTAAAATGAGAAAGCATATTACCTTTGCGATTGTCCGAAAGGTATCAAGCACACGTGATATTGTCAGTGGTTTTGGCTTGTACATCATCTTCTGTGATGACCTGCTTGCTTTCGCCACGAGCCCCAAATCACCCAATTCCTACAGTGATGAAGACACAAAGCAATCAATTTATGCTCAAACCCCATTGCTGTTGCTCACTGCAGAACCTAAATTTCACAACTAACAACCTTGAGGTTCTTTTTGACATGCTCCTCTTTGCGGCCATATGCCTCGGAAAGTGCACGGATGATTGATGCATCCCCAATACCAAGCTCAATCCCTTCGTGAGGTGGCGCAATCCGGTTAGCCGAGAGGTATACTGTCGCAAGGAGATCCTCTGGTGTTGTGGCAATAGTTGTACGGAACACGTTTGACAGGATCTCTGTAATGACAATCCGTCCAGACTCGTTGGAAATGAGATCGAGTGCCCGAGCCAGGAACAGGAATGGCACAGGTTCTCCGGGCTTCCAGCAGGCAGCAGCCATGGGATCAAACTCACTGCCTTTCTTCTTGAGCTCGAGAGTGGTATTCACCTCCTCTGACTTGGTGGCATTTGAGATTTTGGTCTTCTTATCATCGGATTGAGACGCTTGGTCTTTAGATTGAGAGACAGGGGCTTGGTCAGAGGGCTTGGCGTCAGAtttggccgctagggctttggcccTCTTCGGCGACAGGGGCTTCTCCGCGGCCTCCAATTTCGCGGCCGCGGCTAGCGTTTTGGACCTCGTGGGCGACGGGGACCTCTTCTTCGCCTCAGGAGCGTCGTCGGCCTTCGACTTGGACTTGGGTGGCGACGACGGGCGCTTCGACTTGACGGGCGACTTGGCCGGCGAAGGCGGCTTCTCGTCCACCGCCGGCTCGGCCGTCGCGCCGTCGGCCTCGGCGGTCGTCTTCGTCCTGGGCTTCTTCGGAGACGGGACCCCGGAGGCGGCCGGGGCCCCCTTCTTGGCCTTCCTGGCGGCGTCCCGCGCGTTCCCCATGAGCACATCCGCCACGGAGCGCTTCCCCCCGGCGCCTCCCGAGGACGACATGGCCGCTCCCCCCGCGGCTAGCGGCTTCACCGCCTCCGCCCTCTTCAGCCTCGCGGGCGGCCTCTTCTCGACGGATTTGGCGGCGGCAGGGGGGgcgcggcgggaggaggaggaggaggagcagaggcgGCGGGGGCGGAGGAGCAGGGGCGGCGGGGCGAGGGTAATGGCTAGGGTTTTAGGCGAGGGGAGCGGGCGGAACTGGCATCGCAGCAGGGAGTGGAGCGAGGTGGTGGCTCGAGGGAGGAACATGAAGAGGGGTGGGGGGGGAGGGTTTTAGAGGTGAGCCGGCCGGGCCTGGGCGTTGGTGGGTTGGGGCGGGCGGGGGGACGATGGATGGCGCGAGAACTTTGGTTGGGGAATTGCAGGCAGTGTCACTTCACAATTTATTCTCATTTTCCAGATTCGTTTCCGTTTATATGGGCAGGCATCCATCCTCGGTCTGCTGGGAAACTCCTCGAATGATTCGCTGCTCGTTTAAACGGAGATACAGGTGTTATCAGACagcatttcccatgaattgtgcacACTGCACAGGACTCTGGTttacttttttttttcttttttgattgtTTTGAGAACACTCTCAATTCAAGTTTTCTTTAGACAAACTCGCAAAACTCTATTAATCAGTCACAATGTTTAAGGGGGCGTTTGGTTCGTGGGCAAGGTTAACTGGCTAAGGATATACCTAACCACGTGGTTGGGGATATCCTTATTCTCGTGTTTGGTTGCAAATTGAGAGGTGGTTAAGGGTAGCCAATTTTATGTTTGGTAAGAAGGATGGAAGATGGATATCTTATAATTTGAGTTCTTTTTTGTAAATAAACTAATTATACAAaacatatatatcattttttgggagggGTGAGAAAAGGAAGGAAAATGTTTCCCTGGCTCAGGAGGGCATCGCGCGTGAGTGGTTGCCACCATCCGCCATAATTTCGCGGCTCCCCTCAGCCAGCTTTTGATGGAATATTCCCAGGTATCTGGTTATCCTCAGCCATCTTCGCTCACAAACCAAACGAGTGGTATCCCTTCTAAAACTGGCTATCCCTATCCCCTGGGTGGTTATCCTTTGAACCAAACGCCACCTAAAGGGACGAAGAGAAGATCTCCGGGTTGGCCTAACCATACATGGCGCCCAACCCCTAACGAAAGACCATATTTTTCAAGATTGTGAGCCTCCCATTCGAGATTCTAAACTCATGTCTAGAAAAGCTAGAAGTAAAATTTAAAGAACTACCTTTAATTTCTATGATGATAGCACCATGACTAGCTGAACTTCATGACTTGATTTTCTCTACAACCGTCATACAGTCCGAGGCGACGATGATATGGTGAGCATAAAGATTTTGGGCCAAAACTAGACCCTCTCTGATGGCTAGAGCCTCTAGTGTTGGAGGGCCAACCACATGTGGGAAAAACAGAGTAGATGCGTCCATGAAATTTCCTCCTGATCTCTACAGATTGCACCAACTGAACCGTAAGCTCCATGCCTTGATACTGTTGCATCCACATTGACTTTCACATAGTTTTCCTTCGAAGGGATCAACTGGTTCGCCCTTGGTGCCTGAACTATCGCAGGAGACGCCGTATGTTTCTGAAGAAACTGAATAATGTCTGATAAAAAAGACAGAATAAAACCATGGAACGTCGTCACAATGAAAATTAAAAACTGTCCAAATAGTAATAGGACTATAGTTGTGTTTTTTCAATGAAATGTGCCGAAGTTTTAGACATTTCATTGATTTTGGTTGGTTCTGAAATACATTAATCCGACTCAAATTCAAACACACGTCGAATATCTTGCCAGATATTGGTGCTAGTTATTTGGGGTTTTTTTGTGAGAAATTGGTGCTAGTTATTTGTCCATGATAAGAaccaaaaatattgatttgataaTTCAAATATTTCAATATCAATCGAATTCAATATTAAGAACCCTAAGTAGTTGCATCCTTAAGAATATTACAGGcactaagttcaacaatgaagaagaagagtggCCTAATTTGTCGTGTTAGTCAGTTGGGGTCATAAACTAATCACACCCTCATTCTTCCGACCATCAGATCGTCATATCCATTGTTACCTTAATTATGACTTGGTTAGTGCAAACATTGTCCTTAAGCTTCGCTCGCCCAATGTAATATGAAAGGCAATCATTTTGTTAAAAAATACATGGCTTCCCAGAAATCATGAAGTTAAAATTCTATATTGTCTTCTCCATGGAAATAAATCATTCTACATTTTTAAACTAATTATAAAAAATGATTATTTGGAGTGTCACAATTCTTCTAATTTATTATGTAGGTTTGAGATTTTTGATCTatctaatttggcatcatttggattaatATGCGCATGGTGTCATATTTGCTATCCAAAGCTTTGAGGATCTTCTTAGTGATGAATTTTTCCATCATTGCTTTGCTTCCTAAGCTGACAATCTAATTTGTAATGATTTCTAGCCTAGAGTACATCTCGGCaatgccttcaccatccttcacctTGAACTTGTATAGCTGACCTTGTAGGACATCAAGTTTGGACTCCTTCATAGACTCGACACCTTTGTGCATTTCCAAATTTATTTGCACTTTCAAGACAACTAatcttgttgaattcttcggggcacgaaGCACTGAAGAGGATGTCACATGTTTGAGAATTTTGTTGGATCATGCGGTTGCTTCAGGATCTGAAACTTGTCCACCTTGGAAgaactcaccttgcaagccaatgtgAACAATAGCCCAAACGATGGGTTTATGAGTAAGAATATGCATTCTCATCTGATGTTTCCAACTAGAAAAAAATtgaaccatcaaagtaaggacctctacgatgacAACTTCCCTCGCTAGAAACCATATTCTCTGAGGTGGTTAAGACAAAGCAAAGAGTCAACTTACCAAGGATTCACCAATGGAGACCCTTGCTAAGGAAACCAAATCTCTGATTCCACTTGTATGATCGACAAGTATGTTCGGAggggagggggtgaatagactaCTAAGCCAAAAGATGCACTCCTTTTCTAAAATTTAATTTCCATGCCTCTTTTAGCCTTTTATAGCAATCTATCAAGCACCCTACACATGTAAGTCTACTACAATAAATGACAGCGAAAAGTAAGGCATGCAGGTGAAGGTAAAACAAGTAGAGTTGGAGATACACAAACATGAGTTGGCTTAGTGAAGATTTTTCCCATGGTTCAGATAGTGAGCTATCTTACATCCACCTTGATGGGGTATTTGACTCATGAAGCgtctaagtgttggaaatatgccctagaggcaataatatttgtataattatatttccatattcataattaaagagtttatattctatgttatAACCGCTATGATCCTGGAacatgcgattcagtggaaaactcatatgcacatgtggaaATGATAAAAATTTATATAAaagattcctagtcttgcctctaggactagctcaagtgttgttgtgctcatgatagtcctaaaacaacattgagatgatgacgttggaagaacggtcatattgaattgacccaaaTTTGTCTGTTA
The sequence above is a segment of the Triticum dicoccoides isolate Atlit2015 ecotype Zavitan chromosome 1A, WEW_v2.0, whole genome shotgun sequence genome. Coding sequences within it:
- the LOC119270741 gene encoding DNA ligase 1-like, whose product is MFLPRATTSLHSLLRCQFRPLPSPKTLAITLAPPPLLLRPRRLCSSSSSSRRAPPAAAKSVEKRPPARLKRAEAVKPLAAGGAAMSSSGGAGGKRSVADVLMGNARDAARKAKKGAPAASGVPSPKKPRTKTTAEADGATAEPAVDEKPPSPAKSPVKSKRPSSPPKSKSKADDAPEAKKRSPSPTRSKTLAAAAKLEAAEKPLSPKRAKALAAKSDAKPSDQAPVSQSKDQASQSDDKKTKISNATKSEEVNTTLELKKKGSEFDPMAAACWKPGEPVPFLFLARALDLISNESGRIVITEILSNVFRTTIATTPEDLLATVYLSANRIAPPHEGIELGIGDASIIRALSEAYGRKEEHVKKNLKELGDLGLVAKASRSSQKMMYKPKPLTISRVLDTFRTIAKESGKDSQDKKRSHIKGLLVAATDCEPQYIIRLLQSKMRIGLAEKTVQMALGQAAVYSEKGSPPKKVQSPFEEAAKIIKEAYSVLPIYDKIVPTLLDAGVWKLPETCNFSIGVPVGPMLAKATKSVSEIIDKFQGREYTCEYKYDGERAQIHCMEDGTVEIYSRNAERNTGKYPDVVDAISRIRKPTVKSFVLDCEIVAYDREKKRILPFQILSTRARKGVTINDIKVSVCTFGFDILYINGKPLLQEQLKVRREHLYNSFEEVPGVFQLATAITSNDLEEIQKFLDLSVNSSCEGLIIKTLDTDATYEPAKRSNNWLKLKKDYMDSVGDSLDLVPIAAFHGRGKRTGVYGSFLLACYDEHNEEYQTICNIGTGFSEQQLEERSTSLRSKVIKNPKAYYRFADTTDPDVWFEPSEVWEVKAADLSISPVHRAANGIVDPNKGISLRFPRLLRVRDDKNPEHATTAEQVADMYRAQKINHSHNQEDEDDD